CTCGACCAGTTCGAGCGCGCGGTCGTCCAGGTCGAAGGTGTCGGTCTCCGCGCCCTTCGCGGCGTTGGTGAGCCAGTGGTCCGACGAGCGGACCATCGCCGCGACGGGTTCGCCGTCGGTCGCCAGGACGCGGATGTCCCGGCCGGGCTTGTCGACGAACTCCTGGACGTAGAAGATCTTGTGCTCGTAGTGGCCGAGCGTCTCCTTGTGCTCTAAGATGGCCTCGGCGGCCGAGCGGGAGTCGATCTTCGCCATCAGGCGACCCCAGGAGCCGACGACGGGCTTGAGGACACAGGGGTAGCCGAACTTCTCGATGGACTCCAGCGCGGCGTCTTTCGTGAACGCCACGTCCGTATCGGGCGTGGGGACGCCGGCCTCGACCAGCGCGAGGCTGTTTTTCACCTTGTCCGCGCAGGTCTCGGCCACCTCGGGCCCGTTGACGACCGGCACGTCGTAGGCTCGCGCGAACTTCGTCGCGTAGACGCTGCGCGAGGTCGCCAGACAGCGGTCGACGACGACGTCGAGGTCCGCGAACGCCTCGGGCGGGTCGTTGATGTTGAACTGCTGTTTGCGGACGTCGATCTTCACCACGTCGTGGTCGCGGTCGCGCAGTTCCGAGAGCAGGAGCTTCTCGTCCTTGCGGATGCGCGAGTAGAGGAGTCCGACCTTCATGCTGTCACCTCGGTGTGGGCCGGCACGTCACGCCGTGCCGCCACCGCCATCACTCGCCCCAGTCCTCTTCGAGCTCGGGGGCGCTGTCGAGCTCGACCGGGTCCGTCTCGACGACTTCGAGTTCGGCCCCGCAGGTGGTGCAGTCGACGATCTCTCCGACTTCCAGGTCGTCGTGCAGGGAGACTTCGGCCCCACACTCGATGCAGTCTGCCATTGTACCTCACTCTCACGTAGCGACCCACTTAAAGACTTCGAACTTATCAGAAAACAATAGTGAAACGTACTACCGTCTAACGGAGCGACGCGGCCGATTGCAGCACGTGACTGATTCGTATATCAGAATTTTTGTATTTGAGCCCCTCGCGGGGGTCGTCGTCGCTCAGGCAAGGCGCCTCACCTCCGTCTGGCGGCGCTCGTGGGCCGCCTCGACGGCAGTCTGTCGTTCGACGAGCCCTTCCCGGTCCGTCGTGAGGGTCTCTTCGGCGACTGACACCTGCGCGGCGACGGCCTCGGGGGCAGGCCCTCCGCGGGAGTTCCGCATCGCGACGCTCTCGGTCGGGTCCAGCGCCTGTTCGACGGCATCGCGCTCGACGTACGCAGACAGCGGGTCGCCCAGCACGTCCTCGGCGACCGTCGACAGGGCCTCGTAGTCCGGCGCGTTCTCGTCCGGCCCCAGCTGTGCGGCGGCCTCGGCGACCACCTCGTGGGCAGTGCGGAACGGGACGCCGGCCATCGCCAGCAGGTCCGCGACCCCCGTCGCGGTGGCGAACCCGTCGGTTGCGGCAGCCTCGAGTGTCTCCTCGGGCCAGTCGGCCGTCGCGACGGCCCCCGCCGCCACCTCGACGCTCTCGGTGACGCTGTCGATGGCGTCCCAGGCGTGCCGGCCGGCGCGTTGCAGGTCGCGGTTGTACGCGCGGGGCTGTCCTTTGAGGTTGGTGAGCAGGCCGTTCAGCCCCGCCGTCGCGTCGCCGGTGCGCCCGCGGACCAGCTCCAGCGTGTCCGGGTTCTTCTTCTGGGGCATGATGGAACTCGTCGAGGAATACTCGTCGTGGAGGTCGACGTGGCCCTTGCTGGCCATCACGACGAGGTCCTCGGCCAGGCCCGACAGGGTCGTCGCAAGCGTCGCGACGGCGCTCGTCACCTCCACGAGGAAGTCGCGGCTCGCCGAGGCGTCCATCGAGTTCTCCGCGACCGAATCGAACCCCAGCAGCTCGGCGGTGCGCGACCGGTCGACGTCGAACGGCGTCCCCGCGAAGGCGGCCGACCCGAGGGGGTTCTGGTTGACGCGACGGTAGGCCGAGAGCAACCGTGCGGTGTCGCGCTGCAGCGCCTGTTCGTAGGACAGCACCCAGTGGGCCACCGTCGTCGGTTGCGCGGGCTGGAGGTGCGTGTAGCCCGGCATCACCGTCTCGTCGTGGTCGCGGGCGACCGCGAGCAGCTGCTCGCGGGCACCGACGAGCGTCTCGAGGAGGGTCAGCAGGTCCGCGCGCAGGCGGTAGCGGATGCAGGCCGCCACCTCGTCGTTGCGCGAGCGCGCGGTGTGCATCTTCCCCCCGTCGGGGCCGACGCGCTCGATGACGGCGCTCTCGATGGCCTCGTGGACGTCCTCCCCGTCCGGGAGGGCGTCGTGACCGGTGGCCTCGACGTCGTCGAGGGCCGCCAGGATCTCGCCGGCGACGTCGGCCTCGATTATCTCCTGCTCGACCAGCATCACGACGTGGGCGCGGTCGACGGCGAGGTCGGCCGCGAAGATGCGCTCGTCGTCTGAAAGCGACGAGAGGAACGCGCGGGCCGGGCCGCCGGCGAAGCGGTCGCGGCGGACGACAGTCTCGTCGGCCCCGCTGTCGTCGGCGTGCTCGTCCGTGCTGGGGTCCTCGCCGTCGGTCATGGCTTACTCCTGGTCGGCCTCGCCGCTCACGGCGGTGCCGTTCGCGTGCTCCGGGGCCTCCCCCTGGTCGGCCCCGCTCCCGTCGGGCACGGCCGTGTCTTTCTTCGCGTCCTCGAGGATGTCGTTGGCCAGGCGGGACTGGAAGCCGTGGTACTTCGCGACGCCGGTGGCGTCCTGCTGGGTGATGCCGCCGGTGATGGTCTCCTCGTCGAAGGAGGCCGCCGACTCGCTGTAGACGGCGTAGGCCGATTCGCGGGAGACCGGGCGGCAGTGGCCGCCCTCGAGTTTCATCGTCACGGTGCCGGTGACACGCTCGTTCGTGTCGTCGATGAACGCCTCCAGCGCACTGACCAGCGGCGCGTCGACCAGGCCCTCGTAGGCCTTCTGGGACCACTGCTGGTCGACCTGGGCCTTGAACGCGCGTTCCTCCTGTGTGAGGACGAGCCCCTCCAGTGCCTCGTGGGCCGTCAGGAGCACCGTCGCGGCCGGGTGCTCGTAGTTCTCGCGCACCTTCAGGCCGAGCATCCGGTCTTCCATCATGTCGGTGCGGCCGACGCCGAAGGAACCGGCCTGCTCGTTGAGCTGCTCGATGAGCTCGACCGTCCCCAGCGCTTCGCCGTCGAGCGCGACGGCCACGCCCGCCTCGAAGGTGATCTCGACGAGTTCCGCCGCCTTGCCGGAGGGGTTGTCGGTCCACTTGTAGATGTCGTCCTCGGGGATAGTCGAGGGGTCCTCCAGCTCCGAGCCCTCGATGGAGCGGCTCCAGAGGTTCGTGTCGATGGAGTAACGGCCGCCGTCGCCGCCCTCGACGGGCAGGCCCTGCTCTTTGGCGTACTCGTTTTCCCACTCGCGGGTGAGCCCGAGTTCGCGCACGGGGGCGACGACTTCGAGGTCCGAATCGCGCCAGATGGCCTCGAATCGCAGCTGGTCGTTGCCCTTGCCGGTACAGCCGTGGGCGATGCCGGCACAGTCCTGCTCCTGGGCCACCGAGAGGATGGCCTTCGCGATGACCGGGCGGGCCAGCGCCGTCCCGAGCGGGTAGCCCTGGTAGTCGGCGTTGGCCTTGACGGCGTCCATACAGAGGTCAGCGAACTCCTCGCGGGCGTCGACGACGTACTGCTCGACGCCCAGCGCCTCGGCGGTCTCTGCTGCCTCCTCGAACTCGTAGTCGGGCTGGCCGACGTCGACGGTGACGCCGATGACCTCGTCGTAGCCGTACTCCTCTTTCAGCAGCGATACGCAGACTGTCGTGTCGAGCCCCCCGGAGAAGGCGAGCGCGACGGTGCCGTTTCCGTCTGTCATTGGTAGGTCGTGGGTGGGTTCCGTGGTGTGACTGTCGATTTCGCTTCCCTGCCGGACAGCCGACGGCGGTGGTCGGCGACGAACGAACCGTGAGACGAAGTGTGGGTGGTAGTGGGCCTAACGGAGGGCCCGTCGTCGCAGTCGCAGAAGGGTGGTGGACCTCTCGCTGGCGTCGGCAGCCGTGCGCCGAGAGGTCACGATCATGTACGTGGTGGTACCGAGAGTCGGCTACAAATAACTTCCGTGTTCGAGAGAGTCTGCGCCGCGGTACCACGACAGATGTTCACACGACGTCAGGGGTTCCGGGAGTGATCGCCGTCGGCCGTCGCCGTCCCGTTCGGGGTCCGCCGGGTGCGCATCGTCTCGTCCGCGGTGCCCTCACCCATGTGCGGACCGTGGTCGTCACCCGCGTTCGGGCCACGGTCGTCTCCCGGTCCGGCGTCACCGCCCATCGGGCCGCCGACCGCACGGTCCTGACGGGGCGGGTCGCCGGCGTGCGGGCCGGCTATCTGCC
The DNA window shown above is from Haloarcula halobia and carries:
- a CDS encoding argininosuccinate synthase; its protein translation is MTDGNGTVALAFSGGLDTTVCVSLLKEEYGYDEVIGVTVDVGQPDYEFEEAAETAEALGVEQYVVDAREEFADLCMDAVKANADYQGYPLGTALARPVIAKAILSVAQEQDCAGIAHGCTGKGNDQLRFEAIWRDSDLEVVAPVRELGLTREWENEYAKEQGLPVEGGDGGRYSIDTNLWSRSIEGSELEDPSTIPEDDIYKWTDNPSGKAAELVEITFEAGVAVALDGEALGTVELIEQLNEQAGSFGVGRTDMMEDRMLGLKVRENYEHPAATVLLTAHEALEGLVLTQEERAFKAQVDQQWSQKAYEGLVDAPLVSALEAFIDDTNERVTGTVTMKLEGGHCRPVSRESAYAVYSESAASFDEETITGGITQQDATGVAKYHGFQSRLANDILEDAKKDTAVPDGSGADQGEAPEHANGTAVSGEADQE
- the argH gene encoding argininosuccinate lyase; the encoded protein is MTDGEDPSTDEHADDSGADETVVRRDRFAGGPARAFLSSLSDDERIFAADLAVDRAHVVMLVEQEIIEADVAGEILAALDDVEATGHDALPDGEDVHEAIESAVIERVGPDGGKMHTARSRNDEVAACIRYRLRADLLTLLETLVGAREQLLAVARDHDETVMPGYTHLQPAQPTTVAHWVLSYEQALQRDTARLLSAYRRVNQNPLGSAAFAGTPFDVDRSRTAELLGFDSVAENSMDASASRDFLVEVTSAVATLATTLSGLAEDLVVMASKGHVDLHDEYSSTSSIMPQKKNPDTLELVRGRTGDATAGLNGLLTNLKGQPRAYNRDLQRAGRHAWDAIDSVTESVEVAAGAVATADWPEETLEAAATDGFATATGVADLLAMAGVPFRTAHEVVAEAAAQLGPDENAPDYEALSTVAEDVLGDPLSAYVERDAVEQALDPTESVAMRNSRGGPAPEAVAAQVSVAEETLTTDREGLVERQTAVEAAHERRQTEVRRLA
- the lysW gene encoding lysine biosynthesis protein LysW encodes the protein MADCIECGAEVSLHDDLEVGEIVDCTTCGAELEVVETDPVELDSAPELEEDWGE
- the lysX gene encoding lysine biosynthesis protein LysX, coding for MKVGLLYSRIRKDEKLLLSELRDRDHDVVKIDVRKQQFNINDPPEAFADLDVVVDRCLATSRSVYATKFARAYDVPVVNGPEVAETCADKVKNSLALVEAGVPTPDTDVAFTKDAALESIEKFGYPCVLKPVVGSWGRLMAKIDSRSAAEAILEHKETLGHYEHKIFYVQEFVDKPGRDIRVLATDGEPVAAMVRSSDHWLTNAAKGAETDTFDLDDRALELVEQASEAVGGGLLGIDLMEVGYDEETGEFEDYTVHEVNHTVEFKALNEVADVDVPATVVDWLESTVESQRDTEVSA